Proteins from a single region of Gimesia sp.:
- the rpoB gene encoding DNA-directed RNA polymerase subunit beta, which yields MPIPAQRTIPTQTVKNFGTIEHSFELSDLTQIQTDSYANFLQADKSPRERKSQGLEEILREVFPIESYQGQYQLEYVKYELGKPRYTPTECRQLRLTYGRPFRVWLRLVKEQPIEEEVYLGDLPVMIGGGEFIINGAERAIVSQLHRSPGVDFVLSSEPGEKKEYSCRVIPERGSWIELVVGKKDTLGVRIDQSGKFSAMTLLRAMSKDYSSDTDLVKLFYETKSEKINKDAAEKLVGKIVAEDVIYPAGHDRCGEIILDCCGTITEELAEEITESSLKTVEVVDEVNDLLVLQSIAEDPTVTHEEALLRIYSRLRPGNPPQLERAVDLFKEKFFDVNRYRLGRVGRFRINRKFKQDVPDTEMTLRPEDFINSIRYLVRLRVGDSSAYVDDIDNLGNRRLRTIDELASDEIRKGFLKLRRTVQERMTQKDVEEMSPRTLINPKSVSAAIDFFFGRSELSQVVDQTNPLSMLTHERRLSALGPGGLNRKRAGFEVRDVHISHYGRICPIETPEGTNIGLISSLSIFSKVDDYGFLVTPYRYVKDGKLTDEVHWMRADEEAEVHVAPADTPVEKGRFTEDRVMARFRDDVVWIAAGAVDYIDVDPAQMVGISAGLIPFLEHDDANRALMGSNMQRQAVPLLIAEPPLVGTGMEAAVAQNSGMVVRAEKAGKVTYVDGNRVEVDGKKYRLRKYEGLNERTCLNQTPCVSVGDQVKKGQILCDSAATADGLLSLGRNVLVGFMSWDGYNFEDAIILSERLVKEDVYTSIHIDEFDVEIRETKLGREEFTRDIPNVSEKALRHIGEDGIIKVGTRVRQGDILVGKVSPKAKAELTPEEKLLHAIFGRAGEDVKNESLEASSGVEGIVIHTEKFARRMSLTDYERKQYDEDLKKVEEEGHEQVASEFREFLKEFESALGQPLVDDDGRKIREITEDKFVSQYAHDFLSHLDNLDIRSPQKKADCRAVIENLWSNVEDVIDTCDQKVNSMKRGEELPNGVLQMVKVYVASKRQISVGDKMAGRHGNKGVISKVLPIEDMPFTEDGTPIDIMLNPLGVPSRMNVGQILETHLGWAAEKHGFRAVCPVFDGALETSIQEYLDTAGLPADGKAQLYDGRTGEAYEQKTTVGQIYMLKLHHLVDDKVHARSTGPYSLITQQPLGGKARFGGQRFGEMEVWALEAYGAAYILQELLTVKSDDVEGRTKIYESMVNGENTLEAGTPASFDVLNNEIRGLGLNLQLEKNPT from the coding sequence ATGCCGATTCCAGCACAGCGAACGATTCCCACTCAAACTGTTAAGAATTTTGGTACCATTGAGCATAGTTTTGAATTGTCTGATCTGACACAGATTCAGACGGATTCCTATGCAAACTTCCTTCAGGCCGATAAGTCTCCCCGTGAGCGCAAGAGCCAGGGCCTGGAAGAAATCCTTCGTGAAGTCTTCCCGATTGAGAGTTATCAGGGGCAGTACCAGTTGGAGTACGTGAAGTATGAACTGGGAAAACCTCGTTACACTCCAACCGAGTGCCGTCAGCTGCGTCTGACCTACGGACGTCCTTTCCGTGTCTGGTTGCGTCTGGTGAAAGAGCAGCCGATCGAAGAAGAAGTTTACCTGGGTGATCTGCCCGTCATGATCGGTGGCGGTGAATTCATCATCAATGGTGCCGAGCGTGCGATCGTCAGTCAGCTGCACCGTTCTCCCGGTGTTGACTTCGTACTCAGCTCAGAGCCTGGTGAGAAGAAAGAATATTCCTGCCGCGTGATTCCAGAGCGTGGAAGCTGGATCGAACTGGTGGTCGGTAAGAAAGACACACTGGGTGTGCGGATCGACCAGAGTGGTAAGTTCTCTGCGATGACTCTGCTGCGGGCGATGTCGAAAGATTACTCTTCTGACACCGACCTGGTGAAGCTGTTCTATGAAACCAAATCAGAAAAGATCAACAAAGACGCAGCCGAAAAGCTGGTTGGTAAGATCGTTGCTGAAGATGTGATTTACCCTGCCGGTCACGATCGGTGTGGTGAGATCATTCTGGACTGCTGTGGCACCATTACTGAAGAGCTGGCCGAAGAGATTACCGAATCCTCTCTGAAGACGGTTGAAGTCGTTGATGAAGTTAATGACCTGTTGGTTCTGCAGAGCATTGCCGAGGATCCGACTGTGACTCACGAAGAGGCCCTGCTGCGAATCTATTCCCGTCTGCGTCCAGGTAACCCTCCTCAGCTGGAGCGTGCGGTAGACCTGTTTAAAGAAAAATTCTTTGACGTCAACCGTTACCGTCTGGGGCGTGTCGGTCGTTTCCGTATCAACCGGAAATTCAAGCAGGATGTACCTGACACCGAAATGACTCTGCGTCCGGAAGACTTCATTAACTCGATCCGCTACCTCGTCCGTCTGCGGGTCGGTGATTCTTCTGCGTATGTCGATGACATCGATAACCTGGGTAACCGCCGTCTGCGAACCATCGACGAGCTGGCTTCCGATGAAATCCGGAAAGGGTTCCTGAAGCTGCGTCGAACTGTTCAGGAGCGTATGACTCAGAAGGACGTGGAAGAGATGTCTCCACGGACCCTGATCAATCCCAAGAGTGTTTCGGCTGCGATCGATTTCTTCTTCGGTCGAAGTGAACTCTCGCAGGTGGTTGACCAGACGAACCCGCTGTCCATGCTGACTCACGAACGTCGTTTGAGTGCATTGGGACCTGGTGGTTTGAACCGGAAGCGTGCCGGCTTCGAAGTGCGTGACGTTCACATTTCTCACTACGGTCGTATCTGTCCGATTGAGACTCCTGAAGGTACCAACATCGGTCTGATCTCCAGTTTGAGTATCTTCTCAAAAGTAGATGATTACGGCTTCCTCGTGACACCTTACCGTTACGTGAAAGATGGTAAGCTGACCGACGAAGTGCACTGGATGCGGGCTGATGAAGAAGCAGAAGTGCACGTGGCTCCCGCCGATACTCCCGTGGAAAAAGGTCGCTTCACCGAAGACCGCGTGATGGCCCGTTTCCGGGATGACGTGGTCTGGATTGCCGCCGGTGCCGTGGATTACATTGACGTCGACCCCGCACAGATGGTAGGGATCTCCGCCGGTCTGATTCCGTTCCTCGAACACGACGACGCGAACCGGGCACTCATGGGTTCCAACATGCAACGGCAGGCTGTGCCACTGTTGATTGCCGAGCCTCCCCTGGTGGGAACCGGCATGGAAGCAGCTGTCGCACAGAACTCCGGGATGGTCGTCCGGGCTGAGAAGGCCGGTAAGGTGACCTATGTGGACGGAAACCGTGTGGAAGTAGACGGCAAGAAATATCGTCTGCGAAAATACGAAGGCCTAAACGAGCGAACCTGTCTGAACCAGACTCCCTGCGTGAGTGTGGGTGACCAGGTCAAGAAAGGTCAGATCCTCTGTGACAGTGCTGCGACTGCAGACGGGCTGCTCTCTCTGGGGCGGAACGTGCTGGTCGGGTTCATGTCATGGGATGGATACAACTTCGAGGACGCGATCATTCTTTCCGAGCGTCTGGTGAAAGAAGATGTCTACACCTCGATTCACATCGACGAATTCGATGTGGAAATTCGTGAAACCAAGCTGGGGCGTGAAGAGTTCACTCGCGACATTCCCAACGTCAGCGAAAAGGCACTGCGTCACATCGGCGAAGACGGGATTATCAAAGTCGGTACCCGCGTCCGCCAGGGTGATATCCTGGTTGGTAAGGTGTCTCCGAAAGCCAAGGCTGAACTGACACCGGAAGAAAAACTGTTGCACGCAATCTTCGGTCGCGCGGGTGAAGACGTGAAGAACGAATCACTCGAGGCCTCCAGTGGTGTCGAAGGGATTGTGATTCACACCGAGAAATTTGCCCGTCGGATGAGCCTGACTGATTACGAACGGAAGCAGTACGACGAAGATCTGAAGAAGGTCGAAGAAGAAGGGCACGAGCAGGTGGCCTCTGAATTCCGCGAGTTTCTCAAAGAATTCGAATCTGCCCTGGGGCAGCCTCTGGTTGACGATGATGGTCGTAAGATTCGTGAAATCACAGAAGACAAGTTCGTCTCTCAGTATGCTCACGACTTCCTGTCACACCTGGATAACCTGGATATTCGCAGCCCGCAGAAGAAAGCCGACTGTCGTGCTGTCATCGAAAATCTGTGGTCCAATGTCGAAGATGTGATCGATACCTGCGACCAGAAGGTCAACAGCATGAAGCGTGGCGAAGAACTGCCAAACGGCGTGCTGCAGATGGTCAAAGTCTACGTGGCATCCAAGCGTCAGATTTCCGTGGGTGACAAGATGGCTGGTCGTCACGGTAACAAAGGGGTGATCTCCAAAGTTCTGCCGATCGAAGATATGCCATTCACCGAAGACGGAACTCCGATCGACATCATGCTGAACCCGCTGGGGGTTCCGAGTCGTATGAACGTGGGACAGATTCTGGAGACCCACCTGGGTTGGGCTGCTGAGAAGCACGGCTTCCGTGCTGTCTGCCCGGTATTCGATGGTGCTCTGGAAACTTCGATTCAGGAATACCTGGATACCGCTGGTCTGCCTGCTGACGGGAAAGCCCAGTTGTACGATGGTCGTACGGGTGAAGCTTACGAGCAGAAAACCACCGTCGGTCAGATTTACATGCTGAAACTGCACCACCTGGTGGATGACAAAGTGCATGCCCGTTCTACCGGTCCTTACTCTCTGATTACGCAGCAGCCTCTTGGTGGTAAAGCCCGCTTCGGTGGTCAGCGATTCGGGGAAATGGAAGTCTGGGCTCTGGAAGCTTATGGTGCAGCTTACATTCTGCAGGAACTGCTCACTGTTAAGAGTGACGATGTGGAAGGCCGGACCAAGATTTATGAATCGATGGTCAATGGAGAAAACACACTCGAAGCCGGAACGCCCGCCAGCTTCGACGTGCTTAACAACGAAATTCGTGGACTTGGTTTGAATCTACAACTGGAAAAGAACCCCACCTGA
- the rpoC gene encoding DNA-directed RNA polymerase subunit beta' produces MSVAQTAYERINDYGSVKIGLASPHDIRSWSFGEVKKPETINYRTYRPERDGLFCERIFGPEKDWECACGKYRGMKYKGMICDRCGVKVTHSRVRRKRMGHIELAAPIVHIWFFKSMPSRLGALLNMKTTALEKVIYFQDYVVTDPGDTPLEMCQTMTEEEARQNQAKYGPGSFEIEMGAEAIKKLLMSLNLVELSEQLRKDLFETNSQQKRKDYIKRLKIVESLRDSDNRPEWMVLEVIPVIPPDLRPLVLLDSGNFATSDLNDLYRRIINRNNRLKKLVDLNAPEVIVRNEKRMLQQSVDALFDNNRCKRPVLGSSNRPLKSLTDMIKGKQGRFRENLLGKRVDYSARSVIVVGPELKLHQCGLPKKIALELFQPFIIRRLKDSGHADTIKSAKRMLERKDEDVWDILDEVIQNHPVLLNRAPTLHRMGIQAFEPILVEGNAIRVHPLVCGGFNADFDGDQMAVHLPLSIEAQVEATTLMLATNNIFSPSDGAPIIRPSQDIVMGCYYLTLKKTERVGEGMVFSNVGEVHAAFQQKKLDRHAIIKVRMPSDKRIKGEGADDFKMGGLIETTTGRVIFNDILPKKMAYYNLTMKGRDLSNVISDCYLELGRRETINLLDKMKETGFRESTLSGLSFATSDLKTAPNKAKVIGDSEKTVLQKNKLYDRGLITAEERYNQVLDTWTHAREQITESMMHELENDYRENGKYVNPIYLMSNSGARGGIEQMRQLGGMRGLMAKPSGEIIETPIKANFREGLTVLEYFSSTHGARKGLADTALKTADSGYLTRKLADICQNVVVTEHDCGTTQGMTRGVVYRGEKVEMSLTDAIRGRVSRTNIVDPITDEVIVRENEMITVDIARRIENMGLEKIQVRSPMTCESSLGICRLCYGMDLSTGSLVEEGLAVGIIAAQSVGEPGTQLTMRTFHIGGTASREVEESEIRTRRAGKVTFARIRTVVNNEGMSVVLTRNGEVVVNDVKGRELERYTIPNGATLRVAEGDEVAEGQVICQWDPHSISILAEVGGRVRFEECVEGKTIRTDKDPSGHIRRSIIEHKGELHPQIIIEDGTGKILDFYYLPEKASIEVEEGQQITAGTVVAKNPRESSGTQDITGGLPRVTELFEARRPKDPSVLAEIDGEVEFVPEKKRGKRIVIVRGEDGTEVEHVIPHGKHLLVHAGDLVKAGDALVRGPLVPHDILRVSGTEAVQQYLLHEIQNVYRAQRVTIDDKHLEIIISRMLSKVLVEDVGDTNLLPGIVLDKLAFQKINEETSACVKVVDSGDTDFQPGDLVPLATIEEVNAQVELAGQGPASFSKPRPASASSQLLGITKASVQSESFISAASFQETTKVLTEAALAGRVDYLVGLKENVILGHLVPAGTGFYQHQTAEVRIRPEALEELKAEKERILAARMSLLNEVQPDKPVPLGGGQDSEEYGQGGSDSSLDSTPPSPSPNPFDE; encoded by the coding sequence GTGAGTGTTGCACAAACAGCTTACGAGCGAATTAACGATTATGGTTCCGTGAAAATCGGTCTGGCCAGTCCACACGATATTCGGAGTTGGTCCTTCGGAGAAGTCAAGAAGCCGGAAACGATTAACTATCGAACCTACCGTCCCGAACGGGATGGTCTGTTCTGCGAACGTATTTTCGGGCCGGAAAAAGACTGGGAATGTGCCTGCGGTAAATACCGGGGAATGAAATACAAGGGCATGATCTGCGACCGTTGTGGTGTTAAAGTGACCCACAGTCGTGTGCGTAGAAAGCGTATGGGACACATCGAGCTGGCTGCACCGATCGTGCATATCTGGTTCTTCAAGTCCATGCCCAGTCGCCTGGGTGCTCTGCTGAATATGAAGACCACCGCTCTGGAAAAAGTGATTTACTTCCAGGATTACGTGGTAACTGATCCGGGCGATACCCCGCTGGAAATGTGCCAGACGATGACCGAAGAGGAAGCCCGGCAGAATCAGGCCAAGTACGGCCCCGGTTCCTTCGAAATCGAAATGGGTGCCGAAGCAATCAAGAAGCTGCTGATGAGCCTGAATCTGGTTGAGCTCTCCGAGCAGCTCCGCAAGGATCTGTTTGAAACCAACAGTCAGCAGAAACGCAAAGACTACATTAAACGTCTGAAGATTGTGGAATCGCTGCGTGACAGTGACAACCGTCCCGAGTGGATGGTGCTGGAAGTGATTCCCGTGATTCCTCCGGATCTGCGTCCGCTGGTCCTGCTGGATTCCGGCAACTTCGCCACCAGTGACCTGAACGACCTCTATCGCCGCATTATCAACCGGAACAACCGGTTGAAAAAGCTGGTCGATCTCAACGCACCGGAAGTGATCGTGCGTAACGAAAAGCGTATGCTGCAGCAGTCGGTCGACGCTCTGTTCGACAACAACCGCTGTAAGCGACCCGTGCTTGGTTCTTCCAACCGTCCGTTGAAATCTTTGACCGACATGATCAAAGGTAAGCAGGGACGTTTCCGTGAAAACCTGCTGGGTAAACGTGTTGACTACTCTGCCCGTAGTGTGATCGTGGTGGGGCCGGAACTGAAACTGCATCAGTGTGGTCTGCCCAAGAAGATCGCACTCGAACTGTTCCAGCCGTTCATTATCCGTCGTCTGAAAGACAGCGGACACGCCGATACGATCAAGTCTGCGAAGCGGATGCTGGAACGTAAAGACGAGGATGTATGGGACATCCTGGATGAAGTCATTCAGAACCATCCGGTGCTGTTGAACCGTGCTCCCACGCTGCACCGTATGGGGATTCAGGCCTTCGAGCCGATCCTGGTGGAAGGAAACGCGATCCGCGTCCATCCGCTGGTCTGTGGTGGATTCAACGCTGACTTTGACGGCGACCAGATGGCGGTACACCTGCCTCTGTCGATCGAAGCTCAGGTAGAAGCCACAACCCTGATGCTGGCAACCAACAACATCTTCAGTCCTTCTGACGGGGCCCCCATCATTCGTCCTTCACAGGATATCGTGATGGGTTGCTACTACCTGACGCTCAAGAAAACAGAGCGGGTCGGAGAAGGAATGGTCTTCTCCAATGTGGGTGAAGTGCATGCCGCCTTTCAGCAGAAGAAGCTGGATCGCCATGCGATCATCAAGGTCCGGATGCCTTCCGACAAACGCATCAAAGGGGAAGGGGCCGACGACTTCAAGATGGGCGGTCTGATTGAAACGACCACCGGTCGTGTGATCTTCAACGACATTCTGCCCAAGAAGATGGCTTACTACAACCTGACGATGAAGGGGCGTGACCTCTCGAACGTGATTTCTGACTGTTACCTGGAGCTGGGGCGTCGCGAAACGATCAACCTGCTCGACAAGATGAAGGAAACTGGTTTTCGGGAATCAACGCTCAGTGGTCTGTCATTCGCAACCAGCGACCTGAAAACCGCACCGAATAAGGCGAAGGTAATCGGGGATTCGGAAAAGACCGTACTGCAGAAAAACAAGCTGTACGATCGTGGTCTGATTACCGCTGAAGAGCGTTACAACCAGGTTCTCGATACCTGGACTCACGCTCGTGAGCAGATTACCGAATCGATGATGCACGAGCTGGAAAACGACTATCGTGAAAACGGGAAGTATGTGAACCCGATCTATCTGATGTCGAATTCTGGTGCTCGTGGTGGTATCGAACAGATGCGTCAGCTCGGTGGTATGCGTGGTCTGATGGCCAAGCCGAGTGGTGAGATCATCGAAACGCCGATTAAGGCGAACTTCCGTGAAGGTCTGACCGTACTGGAATACTTCAGTTCGACCCACGGTGCCCGTAAAGGTCTGGCTGATACCGCTCTCAAGACTGCGGACTCAGGTTACCTGACACGTAAGCTGGCAGACATCTGTCAGAACGTGGTTGTCACCGAGCACGACTGTGGTACGACCCAGGGGATGACCCGGGGTGTGGTTTACCGGGGTGAAAAGGTCGAAATGAGTCTGACCGATGCGATCCGTGGTCGCGTCAGCCGGACGAACATCGTCGATCCGATTACCGACGAAGTGATCGTGCGTGAAAACGAGATGATCACCGTGGACATCGCCCGTCGGATTGAAAATATGGGTCTGGAAAAGATCCAGGTACGCAGCCCGATGACTTGCGAATCTTCACTGGGGATCTGTCGTCTGTGTTACGGGATGGACCTTTCCACCGGTTCGCTGGTCGAAGAAGGTCTGGCCGTTGGTATCATCGCTGCCCAGAGTGTGGGTGAGCCTGGTACTCAGCTGACGATGCGTACGTTCCACATTGGTGGTACCGCTTCCCGTGAGGTGGAAGAAAGCGAAATTCGGACCCGTCGTGCCGGTAAAGTTACATTTGCACGTATCCGGACCGTGGTCAACAACGAAGGTATGAGCGTTGTACTGACTCGGAACGGTGAAGTTGTGGTCAACGATGTGAAAGGCCGTGAGCTCGAACGTTACACCATTCCCAACGGTGCAACCCTGCGTGTTGCTGAAGGGGATGAGGTTGCTGAAGGCCAGGTCATCTGTCAGTGGGACCCGCACTCGATTTCGATCCTGGCGGAAGTCGGCGGTCGCGTCCGCTTCGAAGAGTGTGTGGAAGGCAAGACCATCCGCACCGACAAGGACCCCAGTGGTCACATTCGCCGTTCGATCATCGAACACAAAGGGGAACTGCATCCGCAGATCATCATCGAAGATGGCACCGGCAAGATTCTGGACTTCTACTACCTGCCTGAAAAAGCAAGTATCGAAGTGGAAGAAGGTCAGCAGATCACCGCTGGTACGGTGGTCGCGAAGAACCCCCGTGAATCTTCCGGTACGCAGGACATCACCGGTGGTCTGCCGCGTGTGACCGAACTGTTCGAAGCCCGTCGTCCGAAGGATCCTTCGGTTCTCGCGGAAATTGACGGCGAAGTCGAGTTCGTACCTGAAAAGAAACGTGGTAAGCGAATCGTGATTGTCCGCGGGGAAGACGGCACTGAAGTTGAGCATGTCATTCCTCACGGTAAGCACCTGCTGGTACACGCTGGCGACCTGGTGAAAGCGGGAGACGCACTGGTGCGTGGTCCGCTGGTTCCACACGACATTCTGCGTGTCAGTGGTACCGAGGCCGTTCAACAGTACCTGCTGCATGAAATTCAAAACGTGTATCGCGCACAGCGTGTAACGATTGACGATAAGCATCTGGAAATCATTATTTCCCGGATGTTGAGCAAGGTGCTGGTAGAAGATGTGGGTGATACCAATCTGCTGCCGGGCATCGTGCTGGATAAGCTGGCCTTCCAGAAGATCAACGAAGAAACCAGTGCCTGCGTGAAGGTCGTCGATTCCGGCGATACTGACTTCCAGCCAGGCGACCTGGTACCACTGGCGACGATCGAAGAAGTGAATGCCCAGGTAGAACTGGCCGGTCAGGGACCTGCCAGCTTCTCCAAACCGCGTCCGGCTTCGGCCAGCTCGCAGTTGCTGGGGATTACCAAGGCTTCGGTTCAGAGTGAAAGTTTCATCTCTGCAGCCAGCTTCCAGGAAACTACCAAGGTACTCACTGAAGCGGCTCTGGCCGGTCGGGTCGACTATCTTGTTGGTCTGAAGGAAAACGTGATTCTGGGGCACCTGGTTCCTGCCGGTACCGGGTTCTATCAGCACCAGACGGCCGAAGTTCGGATTCGTCCCGAGGCTCTGGAAGAGCTGAAGGCCGAGAAAGAGCGGATTCTGGCAGCACGGATGAGCCTGTTGAACGAGGTTCAGCCCGACAAACCGGTTCCACTGGGTGGTGGACAGGATTCGGAAGAGTATGGACAGGGGGGCTCTGATTCTTCCCTGGACAGCACTCCGCCGAGCCCCAGTCCGAACCCTTTTGACGAGTAA
- the rplL gene encoding 50S ribosomal protein L7/L12 yields MATAEATTEFGEETKELGDKIAGLTLLQAKELADYLEEVHGIKAAAGGAVMMAGPATGGPGEEAAEEKTEFDVILTGFGDNKIPVIKVVRGATGLGLKEAKELVEGAPKPLKEGVSKEDAESLVKEVEEAGGSAEVK; encoded by the coding sequence ATGGCGACAGCCGAAGCAACAACTGAATTTGGTGAAGAAACCAAAGAACTGGGCGACAAAATTGCTGGTTTGACTCTGCTCCAGGCTAAAGAACTGGCTGATTACCTCGAAGAAGTTCATGGAATCAAAGCTGCAGCCGGTGGCGCCGTCATGATGGCTGGCCCTGCTACTGGTGGTCCTGGCGAAGAAGCTGCTGAAGAAAAGACTGAATTCGACGTCATTCTGACCGGATTCGGCGACAATAAGATTCCTGTGATTAAAGTCGTTCGTGGCGCCACAGGCCTCGGTCTGAAGGAAGCCAAAGAACTGGTAGAAGGTGCTCCTAAACCACTGAAAGAAGGTGTCTCCAAGGAAGATGCTGAATCTCTGGTTAAGGAAGTTGAAGAAGCAGGCGGTTCCGCTGAAGTTAAGTAA
- the rplK gene encoding 50S ribosomal protein L11, whose amino-acid sequence MAKQLVAEVKVQIPGGQATPAPPVGTALGPHGVNIGQFVQQFNERTKDMAGTTIPVVISVFNDRSFDFVLKSPPAAVLLKQAAQVAKGAGNPKKNKVGKVTVDQLKEIAKTKFEDLNAPNIDQAAKIIAGTARSMGIEVEK is encoded by the coding sequence ATGGCTAAGCAGCTTGTTGCAGAAGTAAAAGTTCAGATTCCCGGTGGTCAGGCTACCCCGGCTCCTCCAGTTGGTACAGCCCTGGGGCCACATGGTGTCAATATTGGGCAGTTTGTGCAGCAGTTCAACGAGCGTACCAAAGATATGGCAGGAACGACGATTCCTGTTGTGATCAGTGTCTTTAACGATCGTTCTTTCGACTTTGTCCTGAAGAGTCCTCCGGCTGCAGTTCTGCTCAAGCAGGCTGCTCAGGTTGCTAAAGGGGCAGGGAATCCTAAGAAGAACAAGGTCGGCAAAGTGACCGTTGATCAGCTGAAGGAAATCGCCAAGACCAAGTTCGAAGACCTGAATGCACCGAACATCGATCAGGCTGCCAAGATTATTGCCGGAACTGCCCGCAGCATGGGCATTGAAGTCGAAAAATAA
- the rplJ gene encoding 50S ribosomal protein L10 → MSKFVKEMIISEIESQIGDVRDFVVIDSAKVDAITDNSFRIKLQEKGLTALTVKNSLARRAFANKGIEGLEEVLKGPSTLVWGGEDIVELSKEMSKWAKDIEELDIKGGLTEGTSLSTDDVTKLSKSPGRVELIAEIVGRILGPGSQLAGAIKGPGGTVVGQIKSIAEGEEG, encoded by the coding sequence ATGAGTAAATTTGTAAAAGAAATGATCATCTCGGAGATTGAATCCCAGATCGGCGATGTCCGCGACTTCGTCGTGATAGATTCTGCAAAAGTGGATGCGATTACTGATAACAGTTTTCGTATCAAGTTGCAGGAAAAGGGGCTCACTGCTCTGACAGTCAAGAACTCACTCGCTCGACGGGCATTTGCCAATAAAGGCATTGAGGGGTTGGAAGAGGTTCTGAAGGGGCCTTCAACTCTGGTCTGGGGTGGCGAAGATATCGTTGAGCTCTCTAAAGAGATGAGCAAATGGGCCAAGGATATCGAGGAGCTCGACATCAAGGGTGGGCTGACAGAGGGAACCTCGCTGTCCACCGATGACGTGACCAAGCTGAGCAAGAGCCCGGGTCGTGTGGAACTGATCGCAGAAATTGTCGGTCGAATCCTCGGGCCTGGTTCACAGCTTGCAGGTGCAATCAAAGGGCCCGGTGGAACCGTGGTCGGGCAGATCAAGTCGATCGCCGAAGGCGAAGAAGGATAG
- the rplA gene encoding 50S ribosomal protein L1, whose translation MGKQSKRIKHYNEKLSGLGTVSLEEAVGALKSLDSDLPAAIKPVKMDQTVELAVRLGVDPRQADQLVRGSIILPHGIGKAQRVVVFAQGANLEAAEAAGADAAGGKDLADKIKGGWLDFDVAIATPDMMGVVGPLGRVLGPRGLMPSPRAGTVTQDVETAVKDYKAGKVEFRVDAGGNVHCRVGKMSFEPTQLIENIQAMLKYLDSLRPSSVKGAYVRNVAVSATMSPGISVAL comes from the coding sequence ATGGGAAAACAATCCAAGCGGATAAAGCATTACAATGAAAAGCTGTCAGGCCTCGGTACTGTCAGTCTGGAAGAAGCTGTAGGGGCGCTGAAATCGCTGGATAGCGATTTGCCAGCTGCTATCAAGCCGGTCAAAATGGACCAGACTGTAGAACTGGCTGTACGTCTGGGTGTTGATCCCCGCCAGGCAGATCAGCTGGTGCGTGGTTCCATTATTCTTCCACACGGAATTGGTAAAGCGCAGCGGGTTGTTGTGTTTGCCCAGGGCGCCAATCTGGAAGCAGCAGAGGCTGCTGGTGCAGATGCCGCCGGTGGTAAAGATCTGGCTGACAAAATTAAAGGTGGCTGGCTTGACTTTGACGTCGCGATCGCAACTCCCGATATGATGGGTGTGGTTGGTCCGCTCGGTCGTGTGCTTGGTCCCCGCGGTCTGATGCCTTCGCCCCGTGCTGGTACTGTTACCCAGGATGTGGAGACTGCAGTGAAAGATTACAAGGCTGGTAAGGTCGAATTTCGTGTCGACGCTGGTGGAAACGTGCATTGCCGGGTTGGGAAAATGTCGTTTGAACCAACTCAGTTAATCGAAAATATCCAGGCGATGCTGAAGTATCTGGACAGCTTGCGTCCTTCTTCGGTCAAAGGTGCTTATGTGAGAAACGTCGCCGTTTCGGCAACCATGAGCCCGGGGATTTCTGTTGCCCTCTAG